In Brevibacillus marinus, the genomic window GTGATAGTGATCCGCCGGCTCTGCTGGTGGGTACGGTTGGTTCAGTTTCAGTTCAGCGAGCGCTACATCGGGGAACTTCAGCTTGACTGTCCGGCTGTGCGGATTGATTTGCGCCTGGTAGATACCTGATAACGTCTCCATCCGCATTTCGGTTCCTGCTGCGCCGATCAGCCGGGCGAAACGCGCGATGCATCTCGCCCCGTTGCCGCACATTTCGCCTTCGCTGCCGTCCGCGTTAAAATACCTCATTTTGAAGTCGGCGACGTGCGAAGCTTCCAACATCATGAACCCATCGGCCCCAAGGGACGTGCCCCTGGCACAAACGCGCCGGACGAAGTCCGGGAGTGCCAAGCCGTCCATGACCCCCCGGCGATTATCGACGATGATGAAGTCGTTGCCGCAGCCGTTCATTTTCATGAAAGGAATCCCTTTTTCTGTCATCCTGCATTTCCTCTGTTTCCCT contains:
- the dapF gene encoding diaminopimelate epimerase, which gives rise to MKMNGCGNDFIIVDNRRGVMDGLALPDFVRRVCARGTSLGADGFMMLEASHVADFKMRYFNADGSEGEMCGNGARCIARFARLIGAAGTEMRMETLSGIYQAQINPHSRTVKLKFPDVALAELKLNQPYPPAEPADHYHYGFVGVPHSLWFVERVAEIPAQRLVEWGRQIRYDRERFPQGTNVNFVEVLDRHSLRVRTYERGVEAETYACGSGSTAAAIVAGVLGLVDAAAPVDVHTRGGLLRISWGRTEDAATEIYMEGNAKLVARGELLPDAWE